A genomic window from Gemmatimonadaceae bacterium includes:
- a CDS encoding patatin-like phospholipase family protein, with product MSLTVVVGSGSVKCAASLGMFRLLRREGVAIDRLVGCSAGAIYTACIALGMSVEEAAEKNRTLWTREVAERANRRAMWQALFPRALRFTEEWGLKDDRLLERRLAAAFGDRTFEDCNIPLHITATDFSNGEQVVLSRGRIVDAIRASLALPFAFPPVRIDGRLLVDGFMSDPLPVGVAIREGADVVIAMGFESVYQERIHSPSRFAMQLSSILSNNLLKAMFAFHGAAHHGELLLVVPQFTQRVRLFDVEKMPYIMDVGERAMAEQLPYLRRLLESRAVGAGA from the coding sequence ATGAGCCTCACCGTCGTCGTCGGCTCAGGCAGCGTGAAGTGCGCGGCATCGCTCGGCATGTTCCGGCTGCTGCGCCGCGAAGGCGTCGCGATCGACCGGCTGGTCGGCTGCAGCGCGGGCGCCATCTACACCGCGTGCATCGCGCTGGGCATGAGCGTCGAGGAAGCGGCCGAGAAGAATCGCACGCTCTGGACGCGCGAGGTGGCCGAGCGGGCGAATCGCCGCGCGATGTGGCAGGCGTTGTTTCCGCGCGCGCTGCGCTTCACCGAGGAGTGGGGCCTCAAGGACGACCGGCTGCTCGAGCGGCGGCTCGCTGCCGCGTTCGGCGATCGCACGTTCGAAGATTGTAATATTCCATTGCACATCACCGCGACGGATTTCTCGAACGGCGAGCAGGTGGTGCTGTCGCGCGGGCGCATCGTCGACGCCATTCGCGCGAGCCTCGCGCTGCCGTTTGCCTTTCCACCCGTGCGCATAGATGGCCGTCTGCTCGTCGACGGCTTCATGTCCGATCCGCTTCCCGTGGGCGTCGCCATTCGCGAAGGCGCGGACGTCGTCATCGCGATGGGGTTCGAGAGCGTCTACCAGGAACGCATTCATTCGCCGAGCCGGTTCGCGATGCAGCTCAGCTCCATTCTGAGCAACAACCTGCTCAAGGCGATGTTCGCGTTCCACGGCGCGGCGCATCACGGCGAGCTGTTGCTCGTCGTTCCGCAGTTCACCCAGCGCGTTCGGCTGTTCGACGTCGAGAAGATGCCGTACATCATGGACGTGGGCGAGCGGGCGATGGCGGAGCAGCTGCCGTATCTGCGCCGGCTGCTCGAGTCGCGCGCGGTCGGAGCCGGAGCATAG
- a CDS encoding patatin-like phospholipase family protein, translating into MAPRIAVVIGSGGLKCAAALGLWRVLAREGIQPDLAIGSSGGALYAAGLALGHPLALAEERTKWMWDSLLSFDPVGVARAALPRMLGYDARVGLSRDTKINAEMHELFGNSMFSDARIPLLVAATDAESGECVLIDEGRVADAVRASVSLPIVLPACRVGDRLLMDGGLSNPLPVDAAIREGSEIILAMGFENSYKPAVRSVWDAVGNVIAMSTNHLMRASFAFHSLAHHAEIIPVLPEFDRPIGFKDSALIPYIVECGERAAERQLPYLMRLLESPVSAD; encoded by the coding sequence ATGGCGCCGCGCATCGCGGTCGTGATCGGCTCCGGAGGACTCAAGTGTGCCGCCGCGCTGGGTCTCTGGCGCGTGCTCGCGCGGGAAGGCATTCAACCCGATCTCGCGATCGGGTCGAGCGGCGGCGCGCTCTACGCCGCGGGGTTGGCGCTCGGTCACCCGCTCGCGCTGGCGGAAGAGCGCACCAAATGGATGTGGGACAGCCTGCTGTCGTTCGATCCGGTGGGCGTCGCGCGCGCCGCGCTGCCGCGCATGCTCGGCTACGACGCTCGCGTGGGCTTGAGCCGCGACACGAAGATCAACGCGGAGATGCATGAGCTCTTCGGCAACTCGATGTTTTCGGACGCGCGCATACCACTGCTCGTGGCGGCCACGGATGCGGAAAGCGGGGAATGTGTTTTGATCGACGAAGGACGCGTCGCCGATGCCGTTCGCGCCAGCGTGTCGCTGCCGATCGTTCTTCCCGCGTGCCGCGTTGGCGATCGACTCCTCATGGACGGCGGCCTCTCCAATCCGCTGCCGGTCGACGCGGCCATTCGCGAAGGCAGCGAGATCATTCTCGCGATGGGTTTCGAGAACTCATACAAGCCGGCCGTGCGCTCGGTGTGGGACGCTGTCGGCAACGTCATCGCGATGTCGACCAATCATCTCATGCGCGCGAGCTTCGCGTTCCACTCGCTGGCGCATCACGCCGAAATCATTCCCGTGCTGCCCGAATTCGACCGTCCGATCGGCTTCAAGGACTCGGCGCTCATTCCATACATCGTCGAATGCGGCGAGCGCGCCGCCGAGCGGCAGCTGCCGTACCTCATGCGTCTGCTCGAATCTCCCGTCTCCGCCGACTGA
- a CDS encoding SpoIIE family protein phosphatase: MLRTSANPSRVLVVDDSEMSRDLFSRRLRRQGHAVSLAENGRLALDMIRRDEFDLVLLDTVMPEINGFDLLARLKADEFLRHLPVIMISAIEDIDGVVRCLEMGADDFLPKPCDPVVLRARVESALEKKRLRDGERLRARSLERDLEIGREIQEGFIPDVLPTADGWEIAARFQPARQVAGDFYDAFKLGGTDRIGIVIADVCGKGVGAALFMAICRTLIHAIADRFAEEPRARRVSGLFAPDPASMGPSGVGASTACLYHAVGATNDYIARTHGNANMFATLFFAAVDPSTGLVLYVNAGHEPPVLMRGGEAPLRLDPTGPALGLAADATFTVGTARLMPGDALVMFTDGITEARSPAGELLGDDRVQRLCAQSAPSAEAILDRLSFAVQQHVQGGEQFDDIAMLVVRRVPNSGGSTGPHA, translated from the coding sequence ATGCTGCGCACTTCCGCAAATCCGAGCCGCGTCCTCGTCGTGGACGACAGCGAGATGAGCCGCGACCTCTTCTCGCGGCGTCTTCGCCGCCAGGGCCACGCGGTGAGTCTTGCCGAAAACGGGCGACTGGCGCTCGATATGATTCGACGCGACGAGTTCGATCTTGTCTTGCTCGACACGGTGATGCCCGAGATCAACGGCTTCGATCTGCTCGCGCGGCTCAAGGCCGATGAATTCCTGCGGCATCTGCCGGTCATCATGATCTCGGCGATCGAGGACATTGACGGCGTCGTGCGCTGCCTCGAGATGGGTGCCGACGATTTTCTGCCGAAGCCGTGCGATCCCGTGGTGCTGCGCGCGCGCGTGGAGTCGGCGCTGGAGAAGAAACGCCTGCGCGACGGCGAGCGGCTGCGCGCGCGTTCGCTCGAGCGCGATCTCGAGATCGGCCGCGAGATTCAGGAAGGCTTCATCCCCGACGTTCTCCCGACGGCGGATGGATGGGAGATCGCCGCGCGTTTCCAGCCGGCGCGCCAGGTCGCCGGCGACTTCTATGACGCGTTCAAGCTCGGTGGAACAGACCGCATCGGCATCGTCATCGCCGACGTGTGCGGCAAGGGTGTCGGCGCCGCGCTGTTCATGGCGATCTGCCGCACGCTCATCCACGCGATCGCCGACCGCTTCGCCGAGGAACCGCGGGCGCGCCGCGTGTCGGGTCTGTTCGCGCCCGATCCCGCCTCGATGGGCCCGTCGGGCGTCGGCGCGTCGACCGCGTGTCTCTATCACGCTGTCGGCGCGACGAACGATTACATCGCGCGCACGCACGGCAACGCGAACATGTTCGCCACGCTGTTCTTCGCCGCGGTCGATCCCTCGACCGGATTGGTCTTGTACGTGAACGCCGGGCACGAGCCGCCCGTGCTGATGCGCGGCGGCGAGGCGCCGTTGCGTCTGGACCCGACGGGACCGGCGCTTGGTCTCGCCGCGGACGCGACGTTCACCGTGGGCACCGCGCGGCTCATGCCGGGCGATGCGCTGGTGATGTTCACCGACGGCATCACTGAAGCGCGATCGCCGGCGGGCGAGCTGCTCGGCGACGATCGCGTGCAGCGCTTGTGCGCGCAGTCCGCGCCGTCGGCGGAAGCAATTCTCGATCGACTGTCGTTCGCCGTGCAGCAGCATGTGCAGGGTGGGGAACAGTTCGACGACATCGCGATGCTCGTCGTGCGGCGCGTGCCGAATTCCGGCGGATCGACGGGACCACACGCGTGA
- a CDS encoding protein kinase codes for MTDIVLHRLNAALAERYVAEREIGRGGMATVYLARDLRHDRSVALKIVHPDLGAVLGTERFLTEIRVTANLQHPTILPLFDSGRAEGQNGSDSTLYYVMPYVEGESLRQRLDRDGPLDVAIALQIAITIADALDYAHRHGVIHRDLKPESILLHASETGRGSTAAVHPVVADFGLALAVSSAGGERLTQTGLSLGTPQYMSPEQATGDRRVDARSDIYSLGAVLYEMLAGEPPHTGPSVQAVFAKLLTERPRSLRLARDTVPQHVDAAVERALAKLPADRFSTAREFAEALESSASPKAIAPARPRSRAVATAAVLGGVALFAGGFALHPSRAKTSDAVTSRFVVPLSGDERLTARNEGSYLAISPDGKRVVYVARAGLSTRLVVRALDELVPRPLAGTEDATSPAVSPDGRWVAFFVGTKLRKMPIDGGPITDIADVTQTDFPSLAWPLDTLLVLGGTGESAGLSAVNASGGRVRTLTKPANAVQHVMPVAIPGGREVLFTNWGPGDSRDDYIGVASLEDGSFTLTPLIGAAAVGIIDGQLLYTRSDGVVMAVPYDARGHKVTGEPVAVLDGVKPGAWPGAPVIASNGTAAYVTGGVRNTIVIADRSGTRPLLDEPRAYTHPRLSPDGRHLALQIESPIGTAIWNYDIATHTLGRLTPELYNTRPEWSPDGTRVLCYSLMNSRRGLGWVPADGSGGITPLVLGPEVEGTISRDGKSLLYRNDDGRGHMEVGAMRLGDTTRTVLIADGARNLSPRLSPDGRLMAYASDQSGQFEVYVRPFRDGGGRVQISVGGGSEPVWARDGTRLYYRQGRAFIVATLSGGDVPSVVRRETLLENDFLTDSEHADYDVTADGNAIVGLAPAEEMRLTIVVNWPDEIRRRLAARGP; via the coding sequence GTGACCGACATCGTGTTACATCGCCTGAACGCGGCGCTTGCCGAACGCTATGTCGCCGAGCGTGAGATTGGACGCGGCGGCATGGCGACGGTGTATCTCGCGCGCGACCTGCGCCACGATCGCTCGGTGGCACTCAAGATCGTGCACCCCGATCTTGGCGCCGTCCTCGGCACGGAGCGGTTCCTCACCGAGATCCGCGTCACGGCGAACCTGCAACATCCCACGATCCTGCCGCTGTTCGACTCGGGCCGTGCGGAAGGCCAGAACGGCTCCGACAGCACGCTGTATTACGTCATGCCGTACGTCGAGGGTGAGTCGTTGCGGCAGCGGCTCGATCGTGACGGGCCGCTCGACGTGGCCATCGCGCTGCAGATTGCGATCACGATCGCGGACGCGCTGGATTATGCGCATCGGCATGGCGTAATCCATCGCGACCTCAAGCCAGAGAGCATTCTCCTGCATGCGTCGGAGACCGGGCGCGGGAGTACCGCGGCGGTGCATCCTGTGGTTGCCGACTTCGGGCTCGCGCTCGCCGTGTCGAGCGCCGGCGGCGAACGACTGACGCAGACCGGTTTGTCGCTCGGCACGCCGCAGTACATGTCGCCCGAGCAGGCGACCGGCGATCGCCGCGTCGATGCGCGCAGCGACATCTATTCGCTCGGCGCCGTGCTTTATGAGATGCTCGCCGGCGAACCGCCGCACACCGGGCCGTCGGTGCAGGCGGTGTTCGCCAAGCTCCTGACTGAGAGGCCACGCTCATTGCGTCTGGCGCGCGACACCGTGCCGCAGCATGTGGATGCCGCGGTCGAGCGCGCGCTCGCCAAACTGCCGGCCGATCGCTTCTCGACGGCGCGCGAGTTCGCGGAAGCGTTGGAGTCGTCTGCGTCGCCCAAAGCGATCGCGCCGGCGCGGCCGCGCAGCCGGGCAGTCGCGACGGCCGCTGTGCTCGGCGGCGTCGCGTTGTTCGCGGGGGGATTCGCGTTGCATCCATCGCGCGCGAAGACGTCCGACGCCGTGACCTCGCGATTCGTCGTTCCACTGAGCGGCGACGAGCGTCTGACCGCGCGCAACGAAGGATCGTATCTCGCGATCTCGCCGGATGGCAAGCGTGTCGTCTATGTCGCGCGCGCGGGACTCAGCACGCGGCTCGTCGTGCGCGCGCTGGACGAGCTCGTGCCGCGCCCGCTCGCCGGCACCGAGGATGCGACGAGTCCGGCCGTGTCGCCGGACGGACGCTGGGTCGCCTTCTTCGTCGGCACCAAGCTTCGCAAGATGCCGATCGACGGCGGCCCGATCACCGACATCGCGGACGTCACGCAGACGGATTTTCCGTCGCTCGCCTGGCCGTTGGACACGCTGCTGGTGCTCGGCGGCACGGGCGAGAGCGCGGGACTGTCGGCGGTGAACGCGTCCGGCGGGCGAGTTCGGACGTTGACGAAGCCCGCGAATGCCGTGCAGCACGTGATGCCCGTCGCAATCCCCGGCGGCAGGGAAGTGCTGTTCACGAATTGGGGACCCGGCGACTCGCGCGACGATTATATCGGCGTCGCGTCGCTCGAGGACGGATCTTTCACGCTGACGCCGCTCATCGGCGCGGCGGCTGTCGGCATCATCGACGGACAGCTCCTCTACACGCGCAGCGACGGCGTGGTGATGGCCGTGCCGTACGACGCGCGGGGGCACAAGGTGACCGGAGAGCCCGTCGCCGTGCTCGACGGTGTCAAGCCCGGTGCGTGGCCGGGCGCTCCAGTGATCGCGAGCAATGGAACGGCGGCGTATGTCACCGGCGGCGTGCGCAACACGATCGTCATCGCCGACAGGTCCGGCACGCGTCCACTGCTCGATGAGCCGCGCGCGTACACGCATCCGCGACTCTCGCCGGACGGACGTCATCTCGCTCTGCAGATCGAGTCGCCGATTGGAACGGCGATCTGGAACTACGACATCGCCACGCACACGCTGGGGCGGCTGACGCCGGAGTTGTACAACACACGTCCGGAATGGTCGCCCGACGGCACGCGCGTACTCTGCTACTCGCTCATGAACTCGCGGCGCGGGCTCGGATGGGTGCCGGCCGACGGCAGCGGCGGCATCACCCCGCTCGTGCTCGGACCGGAAGTGGAAGGCACGATCTCACGCGACGGGAAGTCGCTGCTCTACCGCAACGACGACGGCCGCGGTCACATGGAAGTCGGCGCGATGCGCCTCGGCGACACGACGCGGACGGTGCTCATCGCCGACGGCGCGCGGAATCTTTCACCGCGCCTCTCGCCCGACGGCCGGCTCATGGCGTACGCGTCGGATCAGTCCGGGCAATTCGAGGTGTACGTGCGTCCGTTCCGCGACGGCGGCGGCCGCGTGCAGATCTCGGTTGGCGGCGGCAGCGAGCCGGTGTGGGCGCGCGACGGCACGCGGCTCTACTACCGGCAGGGGCGCGCGTTCATCGTTGCGACGCTGAGCGGCGGAGACGTTCCGTCGGTCGTGAGACGTGAGACTCTGCTCGAGAACGACTTCCTCACGGACAGCGAGCACGCGGACTATGACGTGACCGCCGACGGCAACGCGATCGTCGGGCTCGCGCCCGCCGAAGAGATGCGACTGACGATCGTCGTGAACTGGCCGGACGAGATTCGCCGCCGGCTCGCGGCGCGAGGACCCTGA
- a CDS encoding protein kinase produces the protein MTANAYAGGNNARADLQTSLGAAFTIESELLGGGMSRVFVATDIRLGRRVVVKLLAPELAAGLSAERFEREIQLAAAMQHPLVVPLHTAGTTAAGVPYYTMPLVDGVSLRSRLVREPKLPLGEALRLLRDVSDALAYAHSRNVVHRDIKPENILLSGGHALVADFGIARAIVAAGTTDGAAGTSGITATGLAIGTPAYMAPEQAVGDPRTDHRADIYALGCVAYELLAGRPVFEARTPQELAVAHLVERPRSLIELRPDVPAPVAALVMRCLEKLPSNRPATAAELHTAFDAAAAFDSGASAVLPVYASRRWKLGATAAVGVLLVAYVVMRVFHIGFVGSLIAAGTLPAKPAVVIAEFDVPGDSALGSVVSDAVRAALTPSRAISVMPLSAVSLGLVRMRRPVNTRVDAAVARELAEREQANAVVDGNVVRLGQGYVVTVRLVSAQTGDELASYRQTARDASSLLGAVDDATRQLRGRIGESLADLRQSPRLVQATTPSLDAFRAYAAGMRANAAGAFFLATTLFEQAVALDSTFASAYVRLATTLTNCSLLLGTRVQPDRAYAAFSRAYALRGRLPDAERMFAETEYHTWAAPDFKQVVSTYRTMLALDSTLSTTWNNLGMKYRYVGEDAQAEPLFRRAAQLAPEVQIFHGNVAIALQAQGRYREADSVLAAMEGRFPGGATPRRVLLWHLILEDKLDSLAELEPTLPISVERAWIARLRGRLAEARRVELAAYADAGAALRFTSLTDSLPFITAELTLAPSTALLGRLDALLAANAVTSLPPRERPYFEVAAAYARAGQPQRARTFVDAYDREITDTVVRREREFERREALGEIELAEGKWKDAIAEFRAARQVVYPYADWCPFCVYQQVARAFDSGGQRDSAIANFERYLSYPYPQRISPDSRYRALAERRLAELYDAAGDRAKAAHHYQQFIMLWRDADAELQPQVAAARRRLAALEQQ, from the coding sequence ATGACGGCAAACGCGTACGCGGGCGGCAACAATGCACGTGCCGATCTTCAAACATCTCTCGGCGCCGCATTCACGATCGAATCGGAACTGCTCGGCGGCGGCATGTCGCGCGTGTTCGTGGCGACCGACATCCGACTTGGGCGGCGCGTCGTCGTGAAGCTGCTCGCGCCGGAGCTGGCCGCGGGCCTGAGCGCCGAGCGATTCGAGCGCGAGATACAGCTCGCTGCCGCGATGCAGCATCCGCTCGTCGTACCACTTCACACGGCGGGGACGACCGCCGCCGGCGTGCCGTACTACACGATGCCGCTTGTGGACGGCGTGTCGCTGCGCTCGCGGCTGGTGCGCGAGCCAAAGCTGCCGCTCGGCGAAGCGCTGCGCCTGCTCCGTGACGTGAGCGATGCATTAGCATATGCTCATTCACGAAATGTCGTACATCGCGACATCAAGCCCGAGAACATCCTGTTGTCGGGCGGGCATGCGCTGGTGGCCGACTTCGGCATCGCCCGCGCGATCGTGGCGGCGGGCACCACCGATGGCGCCGCGGGAACAAGCGGCATCACCGCCACCGGGCTCGCGATCGGGACGCCGGCGTACATGGCGCCGGAGCAGGCGGTGGGCGATCCGCGCACCGATCACCGCGCGGACATCTATGCGCTGGGCTGCGTAGCGTACGAGCTGCTTGCGGGGCGACCCGTGTTCGAGGCGCGGACACCGCAGGAGCTCGCGGTCGCGCATCTCGTCGAGCGCCCGCGTTCGCTGATCGAGCTCCGCCCGGACGTGCCCGCGCCTGTTGCCGCACTCGTCATGCGCTGCCTCGAGAAGTTGCCGAGCAACCGGCCGGCGACGGCGGCGGAATTACATACCGCGTTCGATGCGGCGGCGGCGTTCGACAGCGGCGCGAGTGCGGTGTTGCCCGTGTACGCTTCGCGGCGATGGAAGCTCGGCGCCACCGCGGCCGTCGGCGTTCTGCTCGTCGCCTACGTCGTCATGCGCGTCTTTCACATCGGATTCGTCGGATCGTTGATCGCGGCGGGCACACTGCCGGCGAAGCCGGCGGTGGTGATCGCGGAGTTCGATGTTCCCGGTGATAGCGCACTCGGTTCCGTCGTGTCCGACGCCGTACGCGCGGCCCTGACACCGTCGCGCGCCATCAGTGTGATGCCGCTCAGTGCGGTGAGCCTTGGTCTCGTCCGCATGCGGCGCCCGGTGAACACGCGCGTCGATGCCGCGGTCGCGCGCGAGCTGGCCGAGCGTGAGCAAGCCAACGCCGTCGTCGACGGGAATGTCGTGCGACTCGGCCAGGGATATGTGGTCACGGTGCGGCTGGTCTCGGCGCAGACCGGCGACGAGCTGGCGTCGTATCGCCAGACGGCGCGCGATGCGTCGTCGCTCCTTGGCGCCGTCGACGACGCGACGCGGCAGTTGCGCGGGCGCATCGGCGAATCGCTCGCTGACCTGCGGCAGTCGCCGCGTCTCGTTCAGGCGACGACACCCTCGCTCGACGCATTTCGCGCCTACGCGGCCGGCATGCGCGCGAACGCGGCGGGCGCGTTCTTCCTCGCCACGACGTTGTTCGAGCAGGCGGTAGCCCTCGACTCGACGTTCGCGTCCGCATACGTGCGCCTGGCGACGACGCTCACGAACTGTTCGTTGCTGCTGGGGACGCGCGTTCAACCCGATCGCGCGTATGCGGCGTTCTCGCGCGCGTACGCGTTGCGCGGCCGCCTGCCCGACGCCGAGCGAATGTTCGCCGAGACGGAGTACCACACGTGGGCGGCGCCGGATTTCAAGCAGGTCGTGTCTACTTATCGCACCATGCTCGCGCTGGACTCCACGTTGTCGACGACGTGGAACAACCTGGGCATGAAGTATCGCTACGTCGGCGAGGACGCGCAGGCGGAGCCATTGTTTCGCCGCGCCGCGCAGCTTGCGCCCGAAGTGCAGATCTTCCATGGCAATGTGGCGATCGCCCTCCAGGCGCAGGGCCGCTATCGGGAAGCCGACTCCGTGCTCGCCGCCATGGAGGGGCGATTCCCCGGCGGCGCGACACCCCGGCGCGTGCTGCTGTGGCACCTGATCCTCGAGGACAAGCTCGACTCGCTGGCGGAGCTCGAGCCGACCCTCCCGATTTCCGTCGAGCGGGCGTGGATCGCGCGGCTGCGCGGCCGCCTGGCCGAAGCACGCCGCGTCGAGCTGGCGGCCTATGCCGACGCCGGCGCCGCGTTGCGCTTCACATCTCTAACAGACTCGCTGCCGTTCATCACCGCCGAGCTCACGTTGGCGCCAAGTACCGCGCTGCTCGGACGCCTGGATGCGCTGCTCGCCGCGAACGCAGTTACCTCGCTTCCGCCGCGCGAGCGTCCGTACTTCGAGGTGGCGGCCGCGTACGCCCGCGCGGGACAGCCGCAGCGCGCGCGTACGTTCGTCGATGCATACGATCGTGAGATCACCGACACCGTCGTGCGCCGCGAGCGCGAGTTCGAGCGGCGTGAAGCCCTCGGCGAGATCGAGCTCGCCGAGGGCAAATGGAAGGATGCGATCGCCGAGTTCCGTGCGGCGCGGCAGGTGGTGTATCCGTACGCGGACTGGTGTCCGTTCTGTGTGTATCAGCAGGTCGCGCGCGCGTTCGACTCGGGCGGCCAACGCGATTCCGCCATCGCGAACTTCGAGCGCTACCTGAGCTATCCGTACCCGCAGCGCATCAGTCCGGATTCGCGCTATCGCGCGTTGGCCGAGCGCCGCCTTGCCGAGCTGTATGATGCAGCCGGCGATCGCGCGAAGGCCGCGCACCATTATCAGCAATTCATAATGCTTTGGCGCGATGCCGATGCCGAGCTGCAACCGCAAGTCGCCGCGGCGCGGCGACGGCTGGCCGCGCTGGAGCAGCAATGA